A window from Prochlorococcus marinus CUG1435 encodes these proteins:
- a CDS encoding NAD(P)H-quinone oxidoreductase subunit O has protein sequence MTDSIPMKPLKKGSLVFVDRENYIKSIEALASDNDLPNYVFEGPGEILSVKDEYAQVRWRRPVPDVWLKLDQLKEYI, from the coding sequence ATGACAGATTCAATTCCAATGAAACCTCTCAAGAAAGGAAGCTTGGTTTTTGTCGATAGGGAAAATTATATAAAAAGTATCGAGGCACTAGCCAGTGATAATGATCTACCTAATTATGTCTTTGAAGGTCCAGGAGAAATTCTTTCAGTCAAAGATGAATATGCTCAGGTTCGATGGCGCAGGCCTGTTCCAGATGTTTGGTTGAAATTAGATCAACTTAAAGAATATATTTAA
- the cysK gene encoding cysteine synthase A, which produces MEIANDITSLVGNTPLVKLNRIRKYFNCYPEIIAKLESFNPSASVKDRIAYSMLCKAEEEGLITPDKTTLIEATSGNTGIALAMVAAAKGYKLILTMPDTMSIERRSMLRAYGAELQLTPGEEGMKGALDLANELSSTIVNSYQFNQFENFANPDIHERTTAQEIWSQSNNNLDGLVTGVGTGGTITGCARFLKKVNPNCKIYAVEPKKSAVISGEKAGSHSIQGIGAGFVPKVLNTKLIDEIIKIDDDEAFYYGRLLARLEGLLSGVSSGAALAATIKIGERKELMNKRLIVILPSFGERYLSTAMFESNTSIQARKDGYL; this is translated from the coding sequence ATGGAAATAGCAAATGATATAACTTCTCTGGTTGGAAATACCCCTTTAGTTAAATTAAATCGAATAAGAAAGTACTTTAATTGTTATCCAGAGATCATAGCCAAACTAGAAAGTTTTAATCCATCAGCATCCGTGAAGGATCGTATAGCTTATTCGATGTTATGTAAAGCGGAAGAAGAAGGATTGATAACACCAGATAAAACAACGTTAATTGAAGCAACAAGTGGAAATACTGGCATTGCATTAGCAATGGTGGCTGCTGCTAAAGGCTATAAATTGATATTAACTATGCCAGATACAATGAGTATTGAGAGAAGGTCAATGTTGAGAGCATATGGAGCTGAATTACAGCTAACCCCAGGGGAAGAAGGAATGAAAGGCGCTTTAGATTTGGCTAATGAATTGTCTTCGACCATTGTAAATAGTTACCAATTTAATCAATTTGAAAACTTTGCTAATCCAGATATTCATGAAAGAACAACAGCTCAAGAAATTTGGTCTCAATCCAATAATAATTTAGATGGACTAGTTACTGGAGTAGGTACAGGAGGAACAATTACTGGTTGCGCACGTTTTTTGAAAAAAGTTAATCCAAATTGCAAAATTTATGCTGTAGAGCCTAAAAAAAGTGCTGTGATTTCTGGAGAAAAAGCTGGTTCTCATTCAATTCAAGGAATAGGAGCAGGGTTCGTGCCAAAAGTTCTTAATACTAAATTAATTGATGAAATTATAAAAATAGATGATGATGAAGCATTTTATTATGGGCGTTTATTAGCTCGATTGGAAGGTCTTTTATCAGGCGTAAGCAGTGGTGCAGCTTTAGCAGCAACAATAAAAATCGGGGAAAGGAAAGAACTCATGAATAAAAGATTGATAGTAATTCTTCCAAGTTTTGGGGAAAGATATTTATCAACAGCAATGTTTGAATCGAATACCTCAATTCAAGCCAGAAAAGATGGTTATCTTTAA
- a CDS encoding TIGR01777 family oxidoreductase: MRLLLLGCTGFVGKELVPTLLNENHEIHIVSRKPISQLKLNLNFNKFKFFQLDLSQEKNWNNENFLNILREIEGIINLMGEPIAEKKWTSAQKQEIENSRIKTTQFMMKTLKNFKINPKVIINGSAIGYYGTSLSCEFTENSIGGKDFLANLCRKWEAVAAEKPFFSRLVIFRIGIVIEADGGALGKMLPIFKVGLGGPIGDGKQWMSWIHRSDLCALITQALVNKKYAGVFNAVAPNPVLMKDFSQTLGKCLNRPNLLPVPGAVLKILLGDGAKVVLEGQKVISSKLKNYDFKYPLLEKAIYASTKN, encoded by the coding sequence ATGCGTCTTTTACTACTTGGCTGCACTGGATTTGTTGGTAAAGAATTAGTACCAACACTGCTCAATGAGAATCACGAAATACATATTGTTAGTAGAAAACCCATAAGTCAATTAAAGCTAAATTTAAATTTCAATAAATTTAAATTTTTTCAATTAGATTTATCACAAGAAAAAAACTGGAATAACGAAAATTTTCTAAATATTTTAAGAGAGATAGAGGGAATTATTAACTTAATGGGAGAACCCATAGCAGAAAAAAAATGGACTTCTGCACAAAAACAGGAGATTGAAAATAGTCGGATTAAGACTACTCAATTTATGATGAAGACCCTTAAAAATTTCAAAATCAACCCAAAAGTCATCATAAATGGATCAGCAATAGGATATTACGGTACAAGTTTGTCTTGTGAATTCACTGAAAATAGTATTGGAGGAAAAGACTTTTTAGCTAATCTTTGCAGAAAATGGGAAGCTGTCGCTGCTGAAAAACCATTTTTCTCAAGGTTAGTTATTTTTAGAATTGGAATTGTAATAGAGGCAGATGGTGGAGCACTCGGAAAAATGCTCCCTATATTTAAAGTTGGATTAGGTGGACCAATTGGAGATGGTAAGCAATGGATGAGTTGGATTCATAGAAGTGATTTATGTGCATTAATTACCCAAGCATTAGTTAATAAAAAGTATGCAGGAGTATTTAATGCTGTTGCACCAAATCCAGTATTAATGAAAGACTTTTCTCAGACTTTAGGCAAATGTCTGAATAGACCTAATTTACTTCCAGTACCTGGAGCAGTTTTAAAAATATTGTTGGGAGATGGAGCAAAAGTTGTATTAGAAGGACAAAAAGTAATAAGCAGTAAACTCAAAAATTATGATTTTAAATATCCTCTTCTTGAGAAAGCAATTTACGCCTCCACCAAGAATTAA
- a CDS encoding ABC transporter ATP-binding protein, whose amino-acid sequence MRASFKNEIPYIKFKDVSFAYPGKKENLIFKCSFSIKKPGFWMVVGKNGSGKSTLLKLINGIIKPKNGVIDLKANIGMVFQNPDHQILMPNCSSELLININQNLSKNEINKKIEYVLDLVGMTGFEKRPVHTLSGGQKQRLTIACALISNRDFILLDEPTALLDQTSQLKVLKTIKNLTSDHKKPLAALWITHRYEELIYADAVAELENGFLSSWQEPSKFQYN is encoded by the coding sequence ATGAGAGCTTCTTTTAAAAATGAAATACCTTATATAAAATTCAAAGATGTTTCTTTTGCATATCCCGGGAAAAAAGAGAATTTAATTTTTAAATGTAGCTTCTCAATAAAAAAACCTGGATTTTGGATGGTCGTAGGTAAAAACGGGAGCGGAAAAAGTACTCTTTTAAAATTAATTAATGGAATAATCAAACCCAAAAATGGCGTCATTGATTTAAAAGCAAATATTGGCATGGTGTTTCAAAACCCTGATCATCAAATATTGATGCCAAATTGCAGTAGTGAACTTCTAATAAATATTAATCAAAATTTAAGTAAAAATGAAATTAATAAAAAAATTGAATATGTGCTTGATCTGGTAGGAATGACTGGTTTTGAAAAAAGGCCAGTTCATACTTTAAGCGGTGGTCAAAAACAACGTCTTACTATTGCATGCGCTCTTATTAGTAATAGAGATTTTATTCTATTGGATGAACCGACAGCATTATTGGATCAAACCAGCCAATTAAAAGTTTTAAAAACTATTAAAAATCTAACAAGTGATCATAAAAAACCCTTAGCCGCCTTATGGATAACTCATCGTTATGAAGAATTAATTTATGCTGATGCAGTAGCTGAGTTGGAAAATGGTTTTTTATCTAGCTGGCAAGAACCATCAAAATTTCAATATAATTAA
- a CDS encoding DnaJ domain-containing protein, with protein MEKNLYEELGLKKNATKSEIKSSYRSLVKQHHPDAGGKKERFLAIQNAWETLNDPIKKEQYDRNFFSSSSSFDSFNENWEEKFNSKKYNSSIKDKEVETWIKEIFTPINRLISQIIKPLNNEIKELSADPYDDQLMENFCSYISLSQKKIEKVEKIYNKKIVPISISALGLDLYHCFSQVKEALSEFDRYTQGYVDDYLFGGKEMIKEAKRIQSKMSIEKKKKNF; from the coding sequence ATGGAAAAAAATTTATATGAAGAATTAGGCCTCAAAAAAAATGCAACCAAAAGTGAAATTAAATCTTCATATCGCTCTTTAGTGAAGCAACATCATCCTGATGCAGGCGGAAAAAAAGAACGATTTCTTGCAATACAAAATGCCTGGGAAACACTAAATGACCCTATCAAAAAAGAACAATATGATAGAAATTTTTTCTCTTCCAGTTCATCATTTGATTCATTTAATGAAAATTGGGAAGAGAAATTTAATTCAAAAAAATATAATTCGTCAATTAAAGATAAAGAAGTTGAAACATGGATTAAAGAAATTTTCACTCCTATCAATAGATTAATTAGCCAAATAATTAAACCTTTGAACAACGAAATAAAAGAACTATCTGCAGATCCATATGATGATCAACTAATGGAAAATTTTTGCAGTTATATAAGTCTTTCTCAAAAGAAAATAGAAAAAGTTGAAAAAATTTATAATAAAAAAATTGTTCCAATTTCTATTTCAGCTTTAGGCCTCGATCTGTATCATTGTTTTTCACAAGTTAAAGAGGCACTATCAGAATTTGATAGATATACACAAGGATATGTAGATGATTATTTATTTGGTGGTAAAGAAATGATCAAAGAAGCAAAAAGAATCCAATCAAAGATGTCTATAGAGAAAAAAAAGAAAAACTTTTAA
- the zds gene encoding 9,9'-di-cis-zeta-carotene desaturase: protein MKIAIVGSGLAGLTAAVNLVDEGHDVEIYESRSFWGGKVGSWEDKDGNHIEMGLHVFFYNYANLFKLMKKVGALDNLLPKDHTHLFINNGGNLKSLDFRFPLGAPFNGLKAFFTTEQLTWVDKFRNALALGTSPIVRGLIDYEGAMKIIRDLDKISFKEWFLNHGGSEKSLERMWDPIAYALGFINCKDISARCMLTIFMMFASKTEASKLNLLKGSPHKWLTQPIVDYITKKGAIIHLNHKVEEIIYEKESSSFVVNQLKISSPEGTKTVFADKFLAACDVPGIKKIIPKEWYQFKEFEGLKKLRAVAVATIQLRYDGWVTELQKDNTGNTPTGLDNLLYSADASFSCFADLALASPADYRKKDMGSLLQCVLTPGDRWMGRSTERITKEIDKEVRRLFPSSKNLKLLWSNVVQIPQSLYRESPGMEPFRPDQKTSISNFFMAGSYTKQDYIDSMEGATMSGHLAAAAILEKKAELAKNLAVS, encoded by the coding sequence GTGAAAATTGCGATAGTTGGTTCTGGATTAGCTGGTCTTACAGCAGCGGTTAATTTAGTTGATGAAGGTCATGATGTAGAAATTTACGAGAGCAGGTCATTTTGGGGAGGTAAAGTCGGAAGTTGGGAAGATAAGGATGGCAACCATATAGAAATGGGTTTACATGTATTTTTTTACAATTATGCAAATCTTTTTAAATTAATGAAAAAAGTGGGAGCTTTAGACAATTTACTCCCGAAAGATCATACTCATCTATTTATTAATAATGGTGGTAATTTAAAATCCTTAGATTTCAGATTCCCTTTGGGTGCTCCATTTAATGGACTAAAAGCTTTTTTTACGACAGAACAACTTACTTGGGTAGATAAGTTCAGAAATGCCTTAGCTTTAGGGACAAGCCCAATAGTTAGAGGATTGATAGACTATGAAGGCGCAATGAAAATAATTAGAGATTTAGATAAAATTAGTTTCAAAGAATGGTTTTTAAACCATGGTGGAAGTGAAAAAAGTTTAGAAAGAATGTGGGATCCTATCGCATATGCTTTGGGATTTATTAATTGCAAAGATATTTCAGCAAGATGCATGCTAACTATCTTCATGATGTTTGCTTCAAAAACAGAAGCATCAAAACTTAATCTTTTAAAAGGTTCTCCTCATAAGTGGTTAACTCAACCTATAGTCGACTACATCACAAAAAAAGGGGCAATAATCCATCTTAACCATAAGGTAGAAGAAATTATTTATGAAAAAGAATCTTCCTCATTTGTAGTTAATCAGTTAAAAATATCTTCCCCTGAAGGAACAAAGACAGTTTTTGCAGATAAATTTCTAGCTGCCTGTGATGTTCCTGGAATAAAAAAAATCATTCCAAAAGAATGGTATCAATTTAAAGAATTTGAAGGTTTAAAAAAACTTAGAGCAGTTGCTGTTGCCACAATCCAATTAAGATACGACGGTTGGGTTACTGAATTACAAAAAGATAATACTGGAAATACACCAACTGGACTAGATAACCTCCTTTATTCTGCTGATGCTTCTTTCAGTTGTTTTGCTGATTTAGCATTAGCAAGTCCAGCAGATTATAGAAAAAAAGATATGGGATCACTTCTCCAATGTGTTTTAACTCCCGGAGATAGATGGATGGGAAGATCTACAGAAAGAATTACAAAAGAAATAGATAAAGAGGTTCGACGTCTATTCCCATCCTCAAAAAACCTTAAATTGCTTTGGAGTAACGTAGTACAGATTCCACAATCACTCTATAGAGAATCTCCCGGTATGGAACCTTTCAGACCCGATCAAAAAACATCTATATCTAATTTCTTTATGGCAGGTAGTTACACAAAACAAGATTACATAGACTCCATGGAGGGAGCTACAATGAGTGGTCATTTAGCTGCTGCTGCAATTTTAGAGAAGAAAGCAGAATTAGCAAAAAATCTTGCAGTAAGTTAA
- a CDS encoding SRPBCC family protein, whose translation MGTWLKHDVTTVVNAPLENVWNTWSDLDSMSLWMSWIESVKTVDEETNTLPDLTEWTLAANGFRFKWKAQITERVEKSKLKWKSIGGLPTEGSVVFESKSDQITTVNLAITYELPKIIARFMEENILGKMVTNELQANIDRFKDLVEKNYTKNFPN comes from the coding sequence ATGGGTACTTGGCTAAAACATGACGTAACAACAGTTGTTAATGCGCCTCTTGAAAATGTATGGAATACATGGAGCGATTTAGACTCAATGTCACTTTGGATGAGCTGGATTGAATCTGTTAAAACAGTTGATGAAGAAACTAATACGTTACCAGATTTAACAGAATGGACTTTAGCTGCAAATGGCTTTAGGTTCAAATGGAAAGCTCAAATTACAGAAAGGGTCGAAAAAAGCAAACTTAAGTGGAAATCTATAGGAGGTTTACCAACTGAGGGATCAGTAGTTTTCGAAAGTAAAAGTGATCAAATCACAACTGTAAATTTAGCTATAACTTATGAACTACCAAAAATAATTGCACGGTTTATGGAAGAAAATATTTTAGGCAAAATGGTCACAAACGAATTACAGGCCAATATTGATAGGTTCAAAGATTTAGTTGAAAAGAACTATACAAAAAATTTTCCTAACTAA
- a CDS encoding iron-sulfur cluster assembly accessory protein: MENVELKQEIKNSDDGKGILITNDAIEQISNLLKSQSDKKALRVGVRSGGCSGMSYTMDFIRDNEINPDDKVYDYSLKADQNFQVVCDPKSLLYIYGMQLDFSKELIGGGFNFVNPNASQTCGCGSSFAV; encoded by the coding sequence ATGGAAAATGTAGAACTTAAACAGGAAATTAAAAATTCCGATGATGGTAAAGGTATCTTAATTACGAATGATGCCATAGAGCAAATTTCAAATTTATTAAAAAGTCAAAGTGATAAAAAGGCACTTAGGGTAGGAGTAAGATCTGGTGGTTGTAGTGGGATGAGTTATACGATGGATTTTATAAGAGATAACGAAATAAATCCCGATGATAAAGTTTATGATTATTCATTAAAAGCTGATCAAAACTTTCAAGTTGTTTGTGATCCTAAAAGTCTTTTATACATATATGGTATGCAACTAGACTTTAGTAAGGAATTAATAGGAGGTGGCTTTAATTTTGTAAACCCCAATGCTTCCCAAACTTGTGGATGTGGAAGTTCTTTTGCAGTCTAA